In Treponema vincentii, a single window of DNA contains:
- a CDS encoding GTP-binding protein, which yields MNLLIVSGPPSSGKTSVILKTIEALRTQGLRAGVVKFDCLYTDDDVLYEKAGIPVQKGISGSLCPDHFFVSNIEEVVQWGVKEQFDLLITESAGLCNRCSPYIKNILGICVIDNLSGINTPKKIGPLLKAADIVVITKGDIVSQAEREVFCARVNTVNPRAVIMQVNGLTGQGAFELSTLLFSPDKDISTVQGMELRFPMPAALCSYCLGETRVGENFQMGNIRKMKIAESQTNR from the coding sequence ATGAATCTTTTGATCGTTTCCGGCCCGCCGTCTTCGGGCAAAACAAGCGTTATTTTAAAGACAATTGAGGCACTACGCACGCAAGGACTTCGTGCCGGAGTGGTGAAATTTGACTGCCTCTACACCGACGACGATGTGTTGTACGAAAAGGCCGGTATTCCCGTTCAAAAAGGTATTTCCGGCTCGCTCTGCCCCGATCACTTCTTTGTTTCCAATATCGAAGAGGTGGTACAATGGGGTGTCAAAGAACAATTCGACCTTCTGATAACGGAATCCGCAGGCCTGTGCAACCGCTGTTCTCCGTACATTAAGAATATCCTCGGTATCTGCGTTATCGATAATTTGTCGGGTATCAATACGCCGAAAAAAATCGGTCCGCTCTTAAAAGCGGCGGATATTGTCGTCATCACAAAGGGCGATATCGTGTCGCAAGCCGAACGCGAAGTGTTTTGCGCCCGTGTCAACACCGTTAATCCGCGGGCGGTTATTATGCAGGTAAACGGTCTGACGGGGCAGGGGGCCTTTGAACTGAGCACGTTGCTGTTCAGTCCCGATAAAGATATTTCGACGGTACAGGGAATGGAGCTCCGCTTCCCGATGCCCGCGGCGCTGTGTTCCTATTGCTTGGGTGAAACGCGGGTCGGCGAAAATTTCCAGATGGGCAACATCCGTAAGATGAAGATTGCCGAGTCTCAAACAAATCGTTAA
- a CDS encoding ATP-binding cassette domain-containing protein: MTADTDFEIHGTAEKRTELSKKTIETLLAEYPFIEDFFAENRLTELHILDNAQRTFDSFLQSLSEEQCEDYALDKEALSHAFFEYIIQMEQFLNGDDVRSVQSLTILPGTNKSGEPENFEDLVLYPSQIISIVGPTGSGKSRLLADIEWTAQKDTPTGRAILINGEVPDKAIRFSINNKLVAQLSQNMNFVMDLSVREFIELHAESRLVKNTEGAVQRIIEAANKLAGEQFRLDTPITALSGGQSRALMIADTAILSSSPIVLIDEIENAGIDRKKALQLLVSNDKIVLMATHDPALALYADKRIVIKNGGIHAVIETSDHEKGLLHELEAMDAKIQTMRAKLRAGERL, encoded by the coding sequence ATGACCGCAGATACCGATTTTGAAATACACGGCACCGCCGAGAAGCGAACAGAACTTTCAAAAAAAACAATAGAAACACTCCTTGCGGAATATCCTTTTATTGAAGATTTTTTTGCAGAAAACCGATTGACGGAGCTGCACATTCTGGACAATGCGCAGCGCACTTTTGACTCTTTTCTACAAAGCCTTTCCGAAGAGCAGTGTGAAGATTATGCACTCGATAAAGAAGCTTTATCCCACGCGTTCTTTGAATACATCATTCAAATGGAACAGTTTTTAAATGGGGATGATGTTCGGAGTGTGCAGAGTCTTACGATACTGCCCGGCACGAATAAATCCGGCGAGCCGGAAAACTTTGAAGACCTTGTATTGTATCCGTCCCAGATTATTTCGATTGTCGGGCCGACCGGTTCCGGTAAGTCGCGGCTGCTTGCCGATATCGAATGGACGGCGCAAAAAGACACGCCTACCGGTCGCGCAATACTTATCAACGGCGAAGTACCCGATAAAGCAATCCGGTTTTCGATTAACAACAAATTGGTTGCGCAGCTTTCTCAGAACATGAATTTTGTAATGGATCTTTCCGTGCGGGAGTTTATCGAACTCCATGCGGAAAGCCGTTTGGTTAAAAATACGGAAGGCGCTGTCCAGCGGATTATCGAAGCGGCAAATAAACTGGCAGGGGAGCAATTCCGGCTGGATACACCGATTACCGCGCTGAGCGGCGGGCAGTCCCGGGCGTTAATGATTGCCGATACCGCCATTTTAAGTTCATCTCCAATCGTTCTGATAGACGAAATTGAAAACGCGGGCATCGACCGGAAAAAGGCTTTGCAGCTTTTGGTATCGAACGATAAAATCGTATTGATGGCTACTCACGATCCGGCGCTTGCGCTCTATGCCGATAAACGTATTGTCATTAAAAACGGCGGTATCCATGCGGTCATCGAAACTTCCGATCACGAGAAAGGACTGTTACATGAGCTTGAAGCGATGGATGCAAAGATCCAAACGATGCGGGCTAAGCTGCGTGCGGGTGAGCGGTTGTAG
- a CDS encoding methyl-accepting chemotaxis protein: MGNKLKKKRFSLRKRLMLIFGLLILGGSSVEVFLAILIARKAVTEKIETHLIDKAADVAEIIDGRIQATLQFVEGVARMPSLRDTSFSYYQKAQSLVYEAEHNTRVDYFSVTDLQGNLYRANDRRPIYVGDEDWFLAASSGKSFVAEPRISRVSDIMQIVYAVPIIGDNNEVVGVLSAAVGANLLSEIIKDIVLGKSGYCYILGLTGNTIADKDIRFVEDQYNAYEEAKTDPTQAPLASFEQQALQAQAPGIGYYDSDGTSVISSYAKSKLSGWTVIMTAPYSQLMSSVNDMSLVMDLIWLVIFISALGVVYFVARSIVKPIQKLVAALKDIAQGEGDLTVRMVVSGNDEVTDLSEYFNETIEKISVTIKSIGTNSNIMEEIGTELASNMSETASSINEISANIDGIQQQVLTQAASVTETAATVEEIIRTIKQLSSSIETQSASVAQSSSSVEQMVANITSISQTLNKSDTIVKDLVSATGDGKATLVTSNTVTQKIAEESGSLMEASSVIQHIASQTNLLAMNAAIEAAHAGEAGKGFAVVADEIRKLAEDSAVQGKNITTTLKILSSEIETLSVSSKTVEGKFNAIFTLAAQVKEMSDRLTEAMREQANGSNEVLDAIKNINTVTTEVQFGAEEMLKGGEGVAEEMRKLDNLTRVITDGMNEMASGAAQINNAVQEVNEITQKNTQSIKVLASEVGKFKV, from the coding sequence ATGGGGAATAAGCTAAAGAAAAAGCGTTTTTCGTTAAGAAAAAGATTGATGCTGATTTTTGGGCTGTTAATTTTAGGAGGTTCCAGTGTTGAGGTCTTCCTTGCAATTCTCATTGCGCGTAAGGCTGTAACGGAAAAAATTGAAACCCATTTAATAGATAAGGCCGCTGATGTCGCAGAAATTATCGACGGCAGAATACAAGCGACTCTTCAATTTGTTGAGGGAGTTGCCCGTATGCCATCTCTTAGAGATACTTCTTTTTCATATTACCAAAAAGCACAGAGTCTTGTGTATGAAGCGGAGCATAACACAAGGGTTGACTATTTTAGCGTGACTGATTTACAGGGAAATCTTTATAGAGCAAATGATAGGAGACCAATTTATGTCGGCGACGAAGATTGGTTTCTAGCTGCTTCATCGGGAAAAAGTTTTGTCGCGGAACCGCGTATATCCCGCGTCTCAGATATAATGCAGATTGTCTATGCCGTTCCTATTATCGGCGATAACAATGAAGTTGTTGGTGTATTAAGTGCGGCAGTAGGAGCCAATCTCTTATCAGAAATCATTAAAGATATTGTTTTGGGAAAAAGCGGTTATTGCTATATACTCGGTTTAACGGGAAATACCATTGCGGATAAAGACATACGTTTTGTCGAAGATCAATATAATGCCTATGAGGAAGCAAAAACAGATCCGACCCAAGCGCCGCTTGCATCATTTGAACAACAAGCGCTACAGGCGCAAGCCCCGGGTATCGGGTATTATGACAGCGATGGTACTTCTGTAATTTCTTCCTATGCTAAGAGTAAGCTGTCCGGCTGGACAGTCATTATGACTGCTCCGTATAGTCAACTTATGAGTTCGGTAAATGACATGAGTTTAGTGATGGATCTTATCTGGTTAGTTATTTTTATTTCTGCACTGGGGGTCGTTTACTTTGTTGCACGTAGTATCGTAAAACCAATCCAAAAACTTGTTGCGGCGCTGAAGGATATTGCGCAGGGTGAAGGCGATTTGACGGTTCGTATGGTTGTAAGCGGTAATGACGAAGTAACGGATTTATCTGAATATTTTAATGAAACAATAGAGAAAATCAGCGTTACAATAAAATCTATCGGCACTAATAGTAATATTATGGAAGAGATCGGTACTGAACTTGCTTCGAATATGTCGGAGACCGCAAGTTCGATCAACGAGATCAGTGCAAACATAGACGGTATTCAACAACAGGTTCTGACTCAAGCTGCGAGTGTTACCGAAACTGCCGCTACGGTAGAAGAGATTATCCGTACCATTAAGCAGTTGAGCAGCAGCATCGAAACGCAGTCTGCAAGCGTTGCGCAGTCTTCGTCGTCAGTTGAGCAAATGGTTGCGAATATTACCTCGATCAGTCAGACGCTCAATAAGTCAGATACAATCGTGAAAGATCTTGTATCTGCAACGGGAGATGGAAAGGCAACGTTGGTTACATCCAATACAGTAACACAGAAGATAGCGGAAGAATCCGGATCACTTATGGAAGCGTCGAGTGTTATTCAGCACATCGCATCACAAACGAATTTACTTGCAATGAATGCTGCTATTGAAGCCGCCCATGCGGGGGAAGCAGGAAAAGGTTTTGCCGTTGTCGCCGATGAAATCCGCAAATTAGCGGAGGATTCTGCCGTACAGGGGAAAAACATTACGACAACACTTAAAATACTCAGCAGCGAAATAGAAACACTTTCAGTATCTTCTAAAACAGTAGAAGGAAAATTCAATGCTATTTTTACCCTTGCCGCCCAAGTAAAAGAGATGAGCGACCGGCTTACTGAAGCGATGCGCGAGCAGGCAAATGGCAGCAATGAAGTACTGGATGCTATTAAAAACATCAATACGGTAACGACCGAAGTCCAGTTCGGGGCAGAAGAGATGTTGAAAGGCGGAGAAGGTGTTGCGGAAGAAATGCGTAAATTGGATAATCTGACACGTGTTATAACTGACGGTATGAATGAAATGGCCTCAGGCGCAGCACAAATTAATAATGCCGTGCAGGAAGTAAACGAGATTACACAGAAGAATACGCAAAGCATTAAGGTATTGGCGAGTGAGGTCGGAAAGTTCAAAGTCTAG